A window of the Cucurbita pepo subsp. pepo cultivar mu-cu-16 chromosome LG01, ASM280686v2, whole genome shotgun sequence genome harbors these coding sequences:
- the LOC111794703 gene encoding uncharacterized protein LOC111794703: MGTKVQYERYLPGYHSMRDLNEDSHGCSWPLYYSEKSCQSSPYYNGILPSATSDAYLGCDRDAVKRTMLQHEAIFKNQVCELHRLYKKQRELMNDIKRSEHRHPMPVDISFSSSPLASQSTPDGARKWHLPSFPHAISSSGGPYAPSVEDVKSSLSSLKKNNRSDGLFLSQNGTSSKDCEVLESKPSKVRRKTFDLQLPADEYIDSEEGEVFHDEKVPPMLGFHSNGNKKFEIQSCVTANPGGKSDVKGAALRSDSCLWNRYGLADLNEPIQVEEANGSNFFDLPSARGSSNWEAQGPIVSSRKQEMFLSSSNEGGHATNRRAAFPNIFEAGRSKESEKPVTRGQMENFHVSSNPMQVPLNKFHEPPVFYVNDRSKVQQELDRPVSDLQLSKRSYEMSNTGDPGYLLASQTSRTYPIAPSLDVGKSWAHSGSSWEKPNGNGSQKSTSGHTQPCFKLSAAVHKSFPSSAQNNRIFGDRWHLSSDSRSNPGSGCDTPYQNGLYLGSTSGSNGGVLASTVRHDHAANYYKGSGCVGTNSPKDINLNVMLSNSLSNEAGQQPNYRTREAEPNNEDHHNVLPWSRALPASKNETINSSRLSMTAELNFGLSPKNQFSKRNEAENGSKVECCPDIESNSRCSNIEPRTSEHGECRSNRKLLGFPFFEGPCISKNESFSVTSPSAPLPNPSENEVDDKRKTRVLDINLPCDPSVFDSDNATTGALAVENRKDTKISTVRVHIDLNSCVSDEEASMRPLPLASSSAKEKVMVEIDLEAPALPETEDDIIAEEESVEKHHERRSQSPQHKAVDIQDDLMAVAAEAIVVISSCGHSCHLDDTVSNASEDSSSDPLNWFAEVVSTHGDDKHTKSDTVFRDKEGNDNGESSLRGIDYFEYMTLRLEEVGEEDYMPKPLVPENMEIEESGTNLLQNRSRKGQTRRGRQRRDFQKDILPGLSSLSRHEVTEDLQTFGGLMRATGHSWHSGVTRRNSTRNGCGRGRRRSAISPPPAVHSECNQLIQQLSNIEMVLEDGSLSGWGKTTRRPRRQRCPAGTLRLSL; this comes from the exons ATGGGAACAAAGGTGCAGTATGAACGTTATTTGCCAGGATATCACTCAATGAGGGATCTAAATGAAGATTCTCATGGTTGTAGCTGGCCTTTATATTACAGTGAAAAATCGTGTCAGAGCAGCCCGTATTATAATGGAATTTTGCCAAGTGCTACATCCGATGCATATCTAGGTTGTGATAGAGATGCTGTGAAGAGGACAATGCTTCAGCACGAAGCCATATTCAAGAATCAA GTTTGCGAGCTGCATCGGTTATataaaaaacagagagagttAATGAATGATATTAAAAGATCCGAACACAGACACCCGATGCCGGTAGACATATCATTCTCATCTAGTCCTCTAGCATCTCAAAGTACTCCTGATGGTGCAAGAAAATGGCATCTCCCAAGCTTTCCTCATGCCATTTCTTCTAGTGGCGGACCGTATGCACCTAGTGTTGAAGATGTAAAATCATCTTTAAGTtctttgaaaaagaataatagaAGCGATGGTCTCTTCCTATCCCAAAATGGAACGAGTTCAAAAGACTGTGAGGTACTAGAATCTAAACCCTCAAAGGTTAGGAGGAaaacatttgatcttcaactTCCAGCAGACGAGTACATTGACAGCGAAGAGGGGGAGGTATTTCATGATGAAAAAGTGCCTCCCATGTTGGGTTTCCATTCAAACGGTAACAAGAAATTTGAGATTCAGAGTTGTGTGACGGCAAATCCTGGTGGAAAAAGTGATGTTAAAGGTGCTGCTTTGAGATCTGACTCATGTTTATGGAACAGATATGGTTTGGCCGATTTAAACGAGCCCATTCAGGTTGAAGAGGCAAATGGGTCCAATTTTTTTGATCTTCCTAGTGCTCGTGGCTCCAGCAATTGGGAGGCTCAAGGCCCCATTGTATCATCTAGGAAGCAAGAAATGTTTCTGAGCTCCAGTAATGAAGGTGGACATGCAACAAATAGAAGAGCGGCATTCCCTAACATCTTTGAAGCAG GACGTAGTAAGGAAAGCGAGAAACCCGTTACTCGTGGTCAGatggaaaattttcatgtATCTTCTAATCCTATGCAAGTTCCACTAAACAAGTTTCATGAACCTCCAGTTTTCTATGTCAATGATAGAAGCAAGGTTCAACAGGAGTTGGACAGGCCAGTTAGTGATTTGCAATTATCCAAAAGAAGTTATGAAATGTCTAATACTGGGGATCCTGGTTATCTTTTAGCTTCGCAGACATCTCGTACATATCCTATCGCTCCTTCTTTGGACGTGGGTAAGTCTTGGGCTCACTCTGGTTCATCTTGGGAAAAGCCAAATGGCAACGGCTCCCAAAAGTCGACATCGGGTCATACACAACCGTGTTTCAAATTGTCTGCTGCTGTGCACAAGAGTTTTCCTTCATCAGCCCAGAACAATAGAATTTTTGGAGATAGATGGCATTTGAGTAGTGACTCTAGATCAAACCCTGGGTCTGGTTGTGATACTCCTTACCAGAATGGACTCTATCTCGGGTCTACGTCTGGCTCCAACGGAGGAGTTCTCGCCTCTACCGTAAGGCACGACCATGCTGCAAACTATTACAAGGGCTCTGGTTGTGTGGGGACGAATTCTCCGAAAGACATTAACTTGAATGTAATGCTCTCAAACAGTTTATCTAATGAGGCAGGTCAACAACCAAACTACCGGACCAGAGAGGCAGAACCAAACAATGAGGACCATCATAATGTATTACCATGGTCAAGGGCTTTACCTGCTAGTAAGAATGAAACGATCAATTCAAGCAGATTATCAATGACTGCAGAGCTTAATTTTGGGCTCTCTCCAAAGAACCAGTTTTCCAAAAGAAACGAAGCTGAAAATGGCAGTAAAGTTGAATGTTGTCCGGACATTGAGTCTAATTCACGTTGTAGTAACATTGAGCCCAGAACGTCGGAACACGGTGAATGTCGGAGTAACAGAAAACTTCTTGGGTTTCCCTTTTTTGAAGGGCCATGCATTTCTAAGAATGAGTCATTTTCTGTTACATCCCCATCGGCACCTCTTCCTAATCCATCTGAGAATGAAGTGGACGATAAACGGAAAACTAGAGTACTTGATATCAATTTGCCTTGTGATCCTTCAGTTTTTGATTCGGATAACGCTACGACCGGAGCTCTGGCTGTCGAGAATAGAAAGGACACAAAGATCTCTACTGTTAGAGTTCATATTGATTTGAACTCATGTGTCAGTGATGAAGAAGCTTCTATGAGACCTCTACCCTTGGCTTCTTCAAGTGCTAAGGAAAAGGTCATG GTAGAGATAGATTTAGAAGCCCCGGCACTGCCCGAGACTGAAGACGACATAATTGCAGAGGAAGAATCTGTAGAAAAACATCACGAACGGCGATCACAATCTCCTCAGCATAAGGCTGTTGATATACAGGATGATCTTATGGCTGTAGCAGCAGAAGCAATAGTTGTCATCTCTTCTTGTGGTCATTCCTGTCATTTGGATGATACTGTTAGCAACGCGTCGGAAGATTCTTCGAGCGACCCCCTAAATTGGTTTGCCGAGGTAGTTTCCACACACGGAGATGATAAGCACACCAAGTCTGACACTGTATTTAGAGACAAAGAAGGCAATGATAACGGTGAATCCTCTTTGAGAGGGATTGATTACTTCGAATACATGACTTTGAGGCTGGAGGAGGTCGGTGAAGAAGACTACATGCCGAAGCCACTGGTTCCAGAAAATATGGAAATTGAAGAATCTGGAACCAATTTGTTGCAAAATCGATCCCGAAAGGGCCAGACGAGGAGAGGTAGGCAGCGAAGGGACTTCCAGAAGGATATCCTTCCAGGCCTTTCTTCTCTATCAAGGCATGAGGTTACAGAAGATCTTCAGACATTTGGTGGCCTAATGCGAGCAACAGGCCACTCCTGGCATTCGGGAGTGACGAGGAGGAACTCTACTAGAAACGGTTGCGGTAGAGGAAGACGACGATCGGCAATCAGTCCCCCACCAGCTGTGCATTCAGAATGTAATCAGCTGATACAGCAACTAAGTAACATTGAAATGGTTCTGGAGGATGGAAGCCTGAGTGGTTGGGGCAAGACAACTAGACGGCCCCGTCGACAGAGATGCCCGGCTGGAACGCTCCGCCTGTCCCTTTAA
- the LOC111777626 gene encoding UDP-glycosyltransferase 13-like, translating to MSTSDQPSGDLTHVALFPSAGMGHLVPFLRLAAALLRHHCKLTLITSHPAVSSAESQLISRFLSAFPQITELKFHIVPLDPLVANSDDPFFLQFEAIRRSVHLLTSPLSALSPPLSALVCDVSLISSALALSATLKIPNYVLFTSSAIMFSLFAYYPFVKMSDPSGDLIHIPAIGSIPKTSLPPPLLVDNSIFKKIFTQDGRRIKELNGVLINAMDAMEGDTVAALNSGKVLDGLPPVVPIGPLLPCEFENPEGRSPIKWLEKLPPRSVVFASFGSRTAASREQIKEIGIGLASSGYKFLWVVKDKVVDKEDKEGLEEVVGEELMEKLKEKGMVLKEWVNQEEILGHRAVGGFVSHCGWNSVMEAALKGVPVLAWPQNGDQMINAGLVAKKGVGMWVEKWGWGHKCVVKGEELGGRIKELMESDVLRARAAELKEEAAKAVAVGGSCDRAIEGLIGRWSKGV from the coding sequence ATGTCAACTTCCGATCAGCCCTCCGGCGACCTCACCCATGTTGCTCTGTTCCCAAGTGCTGGTATGGGCCATCTTGTTCCCTTTCTCAGACTGGCTGCCGCTCTCCTCCGTCATCACTGCAAGCTTACCCTCATCACTTCTCATCCTGCCGTCTCTTCTGCTGAGTCGCAACTCATTTCCCGATTCCTCTCTGCTTTCCCCCAAATCACTGAGCTCAAGTTCCATATCGTACCTCTTGACCCTCTTGTCGCGAACTCCGATgaccctttttttcttcaatttgaagCCATTCGTCGATCGGTTCATCTTCTCACTTCTCCCCTTTCTGCCCTCTCTCCGCCTCTGTCCGCCCTTGTCTGTGATGTGAGCTTGATTTCCTCTGCTCTTGCGCTTTCTGCGACCCTTAAGATACCCAATTACGTGCTCTTCACCTCCTCTGCTATAATGTTTTCTCTCTTTGCCTATTACCCGTTTGTTAAAATGTCTGACCCATCTGGCGATTTGATTCACATTCCTGCGATTGGGTCAATTCCCAAAACGTCGCTCCCTCCTCCCCTGCTTGTCGATAATAGCATCTTCAAGAAAATTTTTACGCAAGATGGTCGCAGGATCAAAGAACTGAATGGGGTTTTGATCAATGCGATGGACGCAATGGAAGGAGATACTGTCGCTGCACTCAACAGTGGGAAGGTACTGGATGGATTGCCGCCAGTGGTACCCATAGGACCATTGCTGCCATGTGAGTTTGAGAATCCAGAGGGGAGGTCTCCCATAAAATGGCTGGAGAAGTTACCTCCCAGATCGGTGGTTTTCGCGAGCTTCGGCAGCCGGACCGCCGCTTCAAGAGAGCAAATCAAAGAGATCGGAATTGGGTTGGCTTCGAGTGGGTACAAATTCCTGTGGGTAGTGAAAGATAAAGTGGTGGACAAGGAAGACAAAGAGGGGTTAGAGGAGGTAGTGGGGGAAGAACTGATGGAGAAATTGAAGGAGAAGGGGATGGTATTGAAGGAATGGGTAAATCAGGAGGAAATTTTGGGGCACAGAGCGGTGGGTGGGTTTGTGAGCCATTGTGGGTGGAACTCGGTGATGGAAGCGGCGTTGAAGGGGGTGCCAGTTTTGGCGTGGCCTCAAAACGGGGACCAGATGATCAATGCAGGATTGGTTGCAAAGAAAGGGGTTGGAATGTGGGTTGAAAAATGGGGATGGGGCCATAAATGTGTGGTGAAGGGCGAGGAACTTGGTGGGAGGATTAAGGAGCTGATGGAGAGTGATGTCTTGAGAGCACGAGCTGCAGAGCTTAAAGAGGAGGCGGCGAAGGCTGTGGCTGTGGGAGGAAGCTGTGACAGAGCAATTGAAGGGCTGATTGGAAGGTGGAGCAAGGGCGTCTGA
- the LOC111777635 gene encoding uncharacterized protein LOC111777635, whose product MSRGNEFSDDGIEGVTAVAAAAFAILSAEESRPRKKVDHPETSSFQKTKNVKEDNRTPPPRPAPEPDKIPQPFSVNSEQQKQRPIENRTDPSPAAINHISGGGRTEPERAVEVPGKPQTLPSETKADLWEKAELGKIQERYQKVDERICYWESKKKDKAMRKFEASQAEGMKKSKRIKGRRKLEEDME is encoded by the exons ATGAGTCGAGGGAATGAATTCTCCGACGACGGAATAGAGGGTGTAACCGCCGTAGCAGCAGCCGCCTTTGCCATTCTTTCTGCTGAAGAATCGAGACCCAGAAAGAAGGTCGATCATCCTGAAACGTCGTCGTTCCAGAAGACAAAGAACGTCAAGGAGGACAATCGTACACCCCCTCCACGTCCGGCGCCGGAACCTGATAAGATTCCCCAGCCGTTCTCag TAAACTCCgaacaacaaaaacagagaCCAATAGAAAACAGAACCGATCCTTCTCCGGCCGCCATCAACCACATCTCCGGCGGCGGAAGAACAGAACCAGAGAGAGCAGTAGAAGTCCCTGGGAAGCCACAAACCCTGCCTTCTGAAACGAAAGCAGATCTGTGGGAAAAGGCAGAGCTGGGTAAAATCCAAGAAAG ATACCAGAAGGTGGACGAAAGAATTTGTTACTGGGAAAGCAAGAAGAAGGACAAAGCCATGCGCAAATTTGAAGCATCACAG GCTGAGGGAATGAAGAAGAGTAAGAGGataaagggaagaagaaagctGGAGGAAGACATGgagtaa